The following proteins are encoded in a genomic region of Dasypus novemcinctus isolate mDasNov1 chromosome 21, mDasNov1.1.hap2, whole genome shotgun sequence:
- the MPP2 gene encoding MAGUK p55 subfamily member 2 isoform X5, with product MQQVLDNLGSLPNATGAAELDLIFLRGIMESPIVRSLAKAHERLEETKLEAVRDNNLELVQEILRDLAQLAEQSSTAAELAHILQEPHFQSLLETHDSVASKTYETPPPSPGLDPTFSNQPVPPDAVRMVGIRKTAGEHLGVTFRVEGGELVIARILHGGMVAQQGLLHVGDIIKEVNGQPVGSDPRALQELLRSASGSVILKILPSYQEPHLPRQVFVKCHFDYEPARDSLIPCKEAGLRFNAGDLLQIVNQDDANWWQACHVEGGSAGLVPSQLLEEKRKAFVKRDLELTPTSGTLCGSLSGKKKKRMMYLTTKNAEFDRHELLIYEEVACMPPFRRKTLVLIGAQGVGRRSLKNKLIMWDPDRYGTTVPYTSRRPKDSEREGQGYSFVSRAEMEADIRAGRYLEHGEYEGNLYGTRIDSIRGVVAAGKVCVLDVNPQAVKVLRTAEFVPYVVFIEAPDFETLRAMNRAALESGVSTKQLTEADLRRTVEESSRIQRGYGHYFDLSLVNSNLERTFRELQAAMEKLRTEPQWVPVSWVY from the exons GCCCATGAGCGGCTGGAGGAGACAAAGCTGGAGGCGGTGCGGGACAACAACCTGGAGCTGGTGCAGGAGATCCTGCGGGACCTGGCGCAGCTGGCCGAGCAGAGCAGCACGGCTGCCGAGCTGGCCCACATCCTCCAGGAGCCCCACTTCCAG TCACTTCTGGAGACGCACGACTCTGTGGCCTCAAAGACCTATGAGACGCCACCCCCCAGCCCTGGCTTGGACCCCACGTTCAGCAACCAGCCGGTGCCTCCTGATGCTGTGCGCATGGTGGGCATCCGCAAGACGGCTGGAGAGCATCTG GGCGTGACGTTCCGTGTGGAGGGTGGTGAGCTGGTGATCGCACGCATCCTACATGGGGGCATGGTGGCCCAGCAAGGCCTGCTGCATGTGGGCGACATCATCAAGGAGGTGAATGGGCAGCCCGTGGGAAGTGACCCCCGCGCACTACAGGAGCTCCTGCGCAGCGCCAGTGGCAGCGTCATCCTCAAGATCCTGCCCAGCTACCAGGAGCCCCATCTGCCCCGCCAG GTGTTTGTGAAATGCCACTTTGACTATGAACCCGCCCGGGACAGCCTCATTCCTTGCAAGGAGGCAGGCCTGCGCTTCAATGCTGGCGACCTGCTGCAGATCGTAAACCAGGACGACGCCAACTGGTGGCAG GCATGCCATGTGGAAGGGGGCAGCGCTGGGCTCGTCCCCAGCCAGCTGCTGGAGGAGAAACGTAAAGCCTTCGTCAAGCGGGACCTTGAGCTGACACCCACCTCAG GGACTCTATGTGGCAGCctttcaggaaagaaaaagaagcgaATGATGTATCTGACCACGAAGAATGCAG AGTTTGACCGCCACGAGCTGCTCATTTACGAGGAGGTGGCCTGCATGCCCCCGTTCCGGCGGAAAACCCTGGTGCTGATTGGGGCCCAGGGCGTGGGCCGGCGCAGCCTCAAGAACAAGCTCATCATGTGGGACCCGGATCGCTACGGCACCACGGTGCCCT ATACCTCCCGGCGGCCCAAGGACTCGGAGCGGGAAGGCCAGGGTTACAGCTTTGTGTCCCGGGCTGAGATGGAGGCTGACATCCGTGCGGGGCGCTACCTGGAGCATGGCGAGTACGAGGGCAACCTGTATGGCACCCGTATCGACTCCATCCGGGGTGTGGTTGCTGCCGGCAAGGTGTGCGTGCTGGATGTCAACCCCCAG GCAGTGAAGGTGCTGAGAACAGCTGAGTTTGTCCCTTATGTGGTGTTCATCGAGGCCCCTGACTTTGAGACCCTGCGGGCCATGAACCGAGCCGCCCTGGAGAGTGGGGTGTCCACAAAGCAGCTCACG GAGGCGGACCTGAGGCGGACCGTGGAGGAGAGCAGCCGCATCCAGAGGGGCTACGGGCACTACTTTGACCTCAGCCTGGTCAACAGCAACCTGGAGAGGACCTTCCGCGAGCTCCAGGCAGCCATGGAGAAGCTGCGGACGGAGCCCCAGTGGGTGCCCGTCAGCTGGGTGTACTGA
- the MPP2 gene encoding MAGUK p55 subfamily member 2 isoform X3, which produces MPVAATNSESAMQQVLDNLGSLPNATGAAELDLIFLRGIMESPIVRSLAKAHERLEETKLEAVRDNNLELVQEILRDLAQLAEQSSTAAELAHILQEPHFQSLLETHDSVASKTYETPPPSPGLDPTFSNQPVPPDAVRMVGIRKTAGEHLGVTFRVEGGELVIARILHGGMVAQQGLLHVGDIIKEVNGQPVGSDPRALQELLRSASGSVILKILPSYQEPHLPRQVFVKCHFDYEPARDSLIPCKEAGLRFNAGDLLQIVNQDDANWWQACHVEGGSAGLVPSQLLEEKRKAFVKRDLELTPTSGTLCGSLSGKKKKRMMYLTTKNAEFDRHELLIYEEVACMPPFRRKTLVLIGAQGVGRRSLKNKLIMWDPDRYGTTVPYTSRRPKDSEREGQGYSFVSRAEMEADIRAGRYLEHGEYEGNLYGTRIDSIRGVVAAGKVCVLDVNPQAVKVLRTAEFVPYVVFIEAPDFETLRAMNRAALESGVSTKQLTEADLRRTVEESSRIQRGYGHYFDLSLVNSNLERTFRELQAAMEKLRTEPQWVPVSWVY; this is translated from the exons GCCCATGAGCGGCTGGAGGAGACAAAGCTGGAGGCGGTGCGGGACAACAACCTGGAGCTGGTGCAGGAGATCCTGCGGGACCTGGCGCAGCTGGCCGAGCAGAGCAGCACGGCTGCCGAGCTGGCCCACATCCTCCAGGAGCCCCACTTCCAG TCACTTCTGGAGACGCACGACTCTGTGGCCTCAAAGACCTATGAGACGCCACCCCCCAGCCCTGGCTTGGACCCCACGTTCAGCAACCAGCCGGTGCCTCCTGATGCTGTGCGCATGGTGGGCATCCGCAAGACGGCTGGAGAGCATCTG GGCGTGACGTTCCGTGTGGAGGGTGGTGAGCTGGTGATCGCACGCATCCTACATGGGGGCATGGTGGCCCAGCAAGGCCTGCTGCATGTGGGCGACATCATCAAGGAGGTGAATGGGCAGCCCGTGGGAAGTGACCCCCGCGCACTACAGGAGCTCCTGCGCAGCGCCAGTGGCAGCGTCATCCTCAAGATCCTGCCCAGCTACCAGGAGCCCCATCTGCCCCGCCAG GTGTTTGTGAAATGCCACTTTGACTATGAACCCGCCCGGGACAGCCTCATTCCTTGCAAGGAGGCAGGCCTGCGCTTCAATGCTGGCGACCTGCTGCAGATCGTAAACCAGGACGACGCCAACTGGTGGCAG GCATGCCATGTGGAAGGGGGCAGCGCTGGGCTCGTCCCCAGCCAGCTGCTGGAGGAGAAACGTAAAGCCTTCGTCAAGCGGGACCTTGAGCTGACACCCACCTCAG GGACTCTATGTGGCAGCctttcaggaaagaaaaagaagcgaATGATGTATCTGACCACGAAGAATGCAG AGTTTGACCGCCACGAGCTGCTCATTTACGAGGAGGTGGCCTGCATGCCCCCGTTCCGGCGGAAAACCCTGGTGCTGATTGGGGCCCAGGGCGTGGGCCGGCGCAGCCTCAAGAACAAGCTCATCATGTGGGACCCGGATCGCTACGGCACCACGGTGCCCT ATACCTCCCGGCGGCCCAAGGACTCGGAGCGGGAAGGCCAGGGTTACAGCTTTGTGTCCCGGGCTGAGATGGAGGCTGACATCCGTGCGGGGCGCTACCTGGAGCATGGCGAGTACGAGGGCAACCTGTATGGCACCCGTATCGACTCCATCCGGGGTGTGGTTGCTGCCGGCAAGGTGTGCGTGCTGGATGTCAACCCCCAG GCAGTGAAGGTGCTGAGAACAGCTGAGTTTGTCCCTTATGTGGTGTTCATCGAGGCCCCTGACTTTGAGACCCTGCGGGCCATGAACCGAGCCGCCCTGGAGAGTGGGGTGTCCACAAAGCAGCTCACG GAGGCGGACCTGAGGCGGACCGTGGAGGAGAGCAGCCGCATCCAGAGGGGCTACGGGCACTACTTTGACCTCAGCCTGGTCAACAGCAACCTGGAGAGGACCTTCCGCGAGCTCCAGGCAGCCATGGAGAAGCTGCGGACGGAGCCCCAGTGGGTGCCCGTCAGCTGGGTGTACTGA
- the MPP2 gene encoding MAGUK p55 subfamily member 2 isoform X4 — MPVAATNSESAMQQVLDNLGSLPNATGAAELDLIFLRGIMESPIAHERLEETKLEAVRDNNLELVQEILRDLAQLAEQSSTAAELAHILQEPHFQSLLETHDSVASKTYETPPPSPGLDPTFSNQPVPPDAVRMVGIRKTAGEHLGVTFRVEGGELVIARILHGGMVAQQGLLHVGDIIKEVNGQPVGSDPRALQELLRSASGSVILKILPSYQEPHLPRQVFVKCHFDYEPARDSLIPCKEAGLRFNAGDLLQIVNQDDANWWQACHVEGGSAGLVPSQLLEEKRKAFVKRDLELTPTSGTLCGSLSGKKKKRMMYLTTKNAEFDRHELLIYEEVACMPPFRRKTLVLIGAQGVGRRSLKNKLIMWDPDRYGTTVPYTSRRPKDSEREGQGYSFVSRAEMEADIRAGRYLEHGEYEGNLYGTRIDSIRGVVAAGKVCVLDVNPQAVKVLRTAEFVPYVVFIEAPDFETLRAMNRAALESGVSTKQLTEADLRRTVEESSRIQRGYGHYFDLSLVNSNLERTFRELQAAMEKLRTEPQWVPVSWVY, encoded by the exons GCCCATGAGCGGCTGGAGGAGACAAAGCTGGAGGCGGTGCGGGACAACAACCTGGAGCTGGTGCAGGAGATCCTGCGGGACCTGGCGCAGCTGGCCGAGCAGAGCAGCACGGCTGCCGAGCTGGCCCACATCCTCCAGGAGCCCCACTTCCAG TCACTTCTGGAGACGCACGACTCTGTGGCCTCAAAGACCTATGAGACGCCACCCCCCAGCCCTGGCTTGGACCCCACGTTCAGCAACCAGCCGGTGCCTCCTGATGCTGTGCGCATGGTGGGCATCCGCAAGACGGCTGGAGAGCATCTG GGCGTGACGTTCCGTGTGGAGGGTGGTGAGCTGGTGATCGCACGCATCCTACATGGGGGCATGGTGGCCCAGCAAGGCCTGCTGCATGTGGGCGACATCATCAAGGAGGTGAATGGGCAGCCCGTGGGAAGTGACCCCCGCGCACTACAGGAGCTCCTGCGCAGCGCCAGTGGCAGCGTCATCCTCAAGATCCTGCCCAGCTACCAGGAGCCCCATCTGCCCCGCCAG GTGTTTGTGAAATGCCACTTTGACTATGAACCCGCCCGGGACAGCCTCATTCCTTGCAAGGAGGCAGGCCTGCGCTTCAATGCTGGCGACCTGCTGCAGATCGTAAACCAGGACGACGCCAACTGGTGGCAG GCATGCCATGTGGAAGGGGGCAGCGCTGGGCTCGTCCCCAGCCAGCTGCTGGAGGAGAAACGTAAAGCCTTCGTCAAGCGGGACCTTGAGCTGACACCCACCTCAG GGACTCTATGTGGCAGCctttcaggaaagaaaaagaagcgaATGATGTATCTGACCACGAAGAATGCAG AGTTTGACCGCCACGAGCTGCTCATTTACGAGGAGGTGGCCTGCATGCCCCCGTTCCGGCGGAAAACCCTGGTGCTGATTGGGGCCCAGGGCGTGGGCCGGCGCAGCCTCAAGAACAAGCTCATCATGTGGGACCCGGATCGCTACGGCACCACGGTGCCCT ATACCTCCCGGCGGCCCAAGGACTCGGAGCGGGAAGGCCAGGGTTACAGCTTTGTGTCCCGGGCTGAGATGGAGGCTGACATCCGTGCGGGGCGCTACCTGGAGCATGGCGAGTACGAGGGCAACCTGTATGGCACCCGTATCGACTCCATCCGGGGTGTGGTTGCTGCCGGCAAGGTGTGCGTGCTGGATGTCAACCCCCAG GCAGTGAAGGTGCTGAGAACAGCTGAGTTTGTCCCTTATGTGGTGTTCATCGAGGCCCCTGACTTTGAGACCCTGCGGGCCATGAACCGAGCCGCCCTGGAGAGTGGGGTGTCCACAAAGCAGCTCACG GAGGCGGACCTGAGGCGGACCGTGGAGGAGAGCAGCCGCATCCAGAGGGGCTACGGGCACTACTTTGACCTCAGCCTGGTCAACAGCAACCTGGAGAGGACCTTCCGCGAGCTCCAGGCAGCCATGGAGAAGCTGCGGACGGAGCCCCAGTGGGTGCCCGTCAGCTGGGTGTACTGA